The genomic region GGGCTGCGCGTGCCCACCCCGCCGGCCGACGGCCCGCACGCCCGCGACCGAGACTTCGCCCTCGTCAACTGCCACCACAACTACGTCGCCGAGGAGCACCATTTCGGTGCCGACGTGCTCGTCACCCGCAAGGGCGCCATCTCCGCCAGGGAAGGGGAATACGGCATCATCCCCGGTTCGATGGGAACCCGGTCCTACCTGGTCCGCGGGCGGGGAAACCCCGACTCGTTCCATTCCGCCAGCCACGGTGCCGGCCGCACGATGAGCCGCAACCGGGCGCGGCGGACGTTCACCGTCGACGACCTCGCCGCCCAGACCCGCGGGGTGGAATGCCGCAAGGACGCCGGCGTCCTCGACGAGATCCCCGCGGCGTACAAGGACATCGACACCGTCCTGGCCCGTCAGAGCGACCTCGTCGAGATCGTCGCTCAGCTGCACGCCGTGCTCTGCGTGAAGGGCTGACCTTCACGGCACGTGGACGGGGGCCGTCGCCTCGGACGGCGGCCCCCGCGACCTCGGCCGACGCTCCCCCGGGGCTCCCCGACCAGCTCGCCCCCGTCCGGCCGGCTCGTCGGCACCGCCGTCACCACCCGGCACGGCCCGCGGCGCTTCAACCGCCGTTTCACCCGCCGGCTCCGCGCCCGGGGGTGTCCGACGAACGATGGACGTGCCTCGGCGGTCTCGCCGACCGAGGTGGGAGGAAAAGCTTGCATCGGCGCCCATGTCGGTCTTTCGGCCCCCTCCGCGCGCACGGGTGATTCGACCGCCCCGTCCATACGGATTATCGGTGACTGACGCCGGGTAAAAACAATCCGGCCGATCCCGACGACATCTGACCGGGACGGTGGCGTCCGCGCACGTCGCTGGGGGGCGTGATGCTTTCTCGACACCGAGCCGCACGACTCACGGTTGCGGCACTGATCGGTGCCATTGTGATGGTCGGCGCCAACCAGCCGGGCATGTCCGTGCCGACGGCGGCGCCCACACCGCCGCAGGGACAGCCGCTTCGGGACCCGCCGCAGTACGTGAGTCAGGACGGCGTCCTGCGGGTCCGTATCCTCGTGGAGCGCCGCCAGGTCGAGTTGGCCGGCCACCGGCTGTGGGCGCTGACCTACAACGGCCTGTACATGCCGCCGACGCTGCGATTCCGGCCGGGCGACCGGCTGGATCTGACGATGGTGAACCGCGTCCGCCCTTACACGAACCTGCATATCCACGGGCTGCACGTGTCGCCAGCCGGAAACTCCGACAACGTCTTCATCCACATCCATCCGGGCGAGACATATCATTACGTGTACCAGTTCCCTCGGACCCTGACGCCGGGGACCTACTGGTACCATTCCCATGGGCATCCGCATGCCGCGTCGCAGGTCGCCGGAGGGATGTCGGGAATCATCATCGTCGACGGCCTGCAGCGGTACCTTCCGCCGGATCTCCGTCACATCACCGAGCACGTCGTCGCCCTGAAGGACTTCCAGGTCCAGGGCGACGCGATCCGGACCGAGGACCTGCACATCGGAGCGGCGACGAACCGCACGGTCAACGGCCAGCGGAACCCGACCATCCAGATCCGGCCGGGCGAGACCCAGCTGTGGCGGCTGGCCAACATCAGCGCCAACATCTACTACCGACTGCGGCTGCCGGGGCAGCGGTTCCACGTGATCACGCAGGATGCGAGCCCCGTCACCCGGGTCTGGTCCGCGGACACTCTCGTCATTCCGGCCGGCGCCCGCTATGACGTACTCGTGCAGGGCGGCCCGGCCGGCCCCACCGCACTGGAAACCCTCGCCTACAACACCGGACCGGCAGGCAACAGTTTTCCCCGGCAGGCCCTCGCCACCGTCGTCTCCAGCGGTCCGGCGATGCGACCGGCGGTGTTGCCCACCACCTTCGACCCGAGACCGCGGACGGACCTGGGCCGCGCTCCCATCGCCGCGCGCCACACCATCGTCTTCTCGGAGAACAGCGCCGGAACCCAGTTCTACATCAACGGTCGGACCTTCGACGAAAACCGGGTCGACATCCGGTCCAGGCTCGACACGGTCGAGGAATGGACCGTCCGCAACGAGTCCGACGAGCAGCACTCCTTCCACGTGCACACCAACCGCTTCCAGGTGATGAGCATCGACGGCGTACCGCATCACGCACTGAGCCTGCAGGACACCGTGAACCTCCCCGCGCGGGGAGAGGCGGTCGTGCGGATCCATTTCACCGACTTCACCGGAAAGACGGTCCTGCACTGCCACATCCTCAACCACGAGGACATGGGCATGATGGCCGTCCTCCAGATCGTGAGATAGGCCGCCGCACGATGATCGCCATGACGAAGGAGCGCAGGAATGCGACCCTCGGGCGCGTGCCTCCGCCGCAGGCATCAGACATAGGGATCAGACCCAGGGATCAGACGTAGGCCTCGTCGACGTAACACCAGCGCCAGTCCTCGCCCGGTTCAAACGAGCGGACGATGGGGTGGCCGTGTTCGACGGCGTGGGCGCTGGCGTGCCGCGCCGGCGAGGAGTCGCAGCAGCCGACGTT from Frankia alni ACN14a harbors:
- a CDS encoding UBP-type zinc finger domain-containing protein, producing the protein MTTIQDPHLSAIRDVEPATPQGCGECLRTGGRWVHLRLCLTCGNVGCCDSSPARHASAHAVEHGHPIVRSFEPGEDWRWCYVDEAYV
- a CDS encoding multicopper oxidase family protein — encoded protein: MSVPTAAPTPPQGQPLRDPPQYVSQDGVLRVRILVERRQVELAGHRLWALTYNGLYMPPTLRFRPGDRLDLTMVNRVRPYTNLHIHGLHVSPAGNSDNVFIHIHPGETYHYVYQFPRTLTPGTYWYHSHGHPHAASQVAGGMSGIIIVDGLQRYLPPDLRHITEHVVALKDFQVQGDAIRTEDLHIGAATNRTVNGQRNPTIQIRPGETQLWRLANISANIYYRLRLPGQRFHVITQDASPVTRVWSADTLVIPAGARYDVLVQGGPAGPTALETLAYNTGPAGNSFPRQALATVVSSGPAMRPAVLPTTFDPRPRTDLGRAPIAARHTIVFSENSAGTQFYINGRTFDENRVDIRSRLDTVEEWTVRNESDEQHSFHVHTNRFQVMSIDGVPHHALSLQDTVNLPARGEAVVRIHFTDFTGKTVLHCHILNHEDMGMMAVLQIVR